One segment of Oceanispirochaeta sp. DNA contains the following:
- a CDS encoding YebC/PmpR family DNA-binding transcriptional regulator — protein MSGHSKWASIKHKKGALDAKRGKLFTKIIKEINVSARMGGGDIETNAGLRTVVLKAKAANMPKDNIDKAIKKGIGGMDGVDYVELQYEAYAPGGVGLLISALTDNKNRTAADVRSILNKGGGSLATTGAVSYQFARKGVIAYDGEDVDFEALFEAALEAGAEDVTNDDGAIEVLTDTADFEAVLTALQDAGFNQISAEITMVSDTNVTLDHEHTGKVLRLIDRLEDNDDVQNVASNLDIPADFEMEE, from the coding sequence ATGTCAGGACATAGCAAATGGGCTTCAATAAAGCATAAAAAAGGGGCTCTTGATGCAAAAAGAGGAAAACTTTTTACAAAAATCATCAAGGAAATCAATGTATCGGCTCGTATGGGAGGCGGAGATATTGAAACAAACGCAGGCCTCAGAACCGTCGTTCTTAAAGCAAAAGCAGCCAACATGCCTAAAGATAACATCGACAAAGCGATCAAGAAGGGTATTGGTGGTATGGATGGTGTTGACTATGTCGAACTTCAGTATGAAGCGTATGCACCTGGAGGAGTCGGTCTTCTTATTTCAGCCCTGACAGACAATAAGAACAGAACCGCCGCAGATGTCCGGTCTATACTGAACAAAGGGGGAGGATCACTGGCGACAACAGGAGCCGTTTCCTATCAATTCGCTCGAAAAGGTGTCATTGCCTATGATGGTGAAGATGTCGATTTTGAAGCTCTTTTCGAAGCCGCTCTGGAAGCCGGAGCAGAAGATGTGACGAATGATGACGGTGCCATCGAAGTTCTGACAGATACGGCCGATTTTGAAGCTGTACTGACAGCTCTGCAGGATGCCGGGTTTAATCAGATCAGTGCGGAGATTACCATGGTTTCTGATACCAATGTCACACTGGATCACGAACATACGGGTAAGGTACTTCGCCTTATTGACCGTCTTGAAGACAATGATGACGTACAGAATGTTGCCAGCAATCTGGATATTCCTGCAGACTTTGAAATGGAAGAATGA